In a single window of the Nicotiana tomentosiformis chromosome 8, ASM39032v3, whole genome shotgun sequence genome:
- the LOC104089843 gene encoding UDP-glucuronate 4-epimerase 5, whose translation MTQLKPILTHLDAIPSTPGKFKPDKSSPYSLYRLRFHPTLFPRFTLWSFLFICFIVLFFFFSPPTNSAAGNNRRSLKNTVSPPAALGPNWERRVRASARPRSKTGFTVLVTGAAGFVGSHVSLALKRRGDGVLGLDNFNHYYDVGLKKARMGLLERSGIYIVDGDINDAVLLKKLFDAVAFTHVMHMAAQAGVRYAMQNPGSYVHSNIAGFVSLLEACKMANPQPSIVWASSSSVYGLNSKVPFSEKDRTDQPASLYAATKKAGEEIAHTYNHIHGLSITGLRFFTVYGPWGRPDMAYFFFTKDILRGKEIKIFETSDHGSVARDFTYIDDVVKGCLAALDTAKKSTGSGGKKKGAAQLRIYNLGNTKPVPVGRLVSILEKLLKVKAKKKVLQMPRNGDVPFTHANITLAQKELGYKPTTDLEIGLKKFVKWYVNYYGSKKKSAW comes from the coding sequence ATGACTCAATTGAAgcccattttaacacatttggacgCCATTCCTTCAACCCCCGGAAAGTTTAAGCCCGATAAATCTTCACCCTACAGTCTCTATCGTCTCCGTTTTCACCCCACACTTTTCCCCAGGTTTACACTTTGGTCCTTCCTCTTCATCTGTTTCATCgttttgttctttttcttctcGCCGCCGACCAACTCCGCCGCCGGAAACAACCGTCGGAGCCTGAAAAATACGGTTTCGCCTCCAGCAGCGCTCGGCCCGAACTGGGAACGTCGGGTTCGTGCCTCGGCCCGGCCCAGGTCTAAGACGGGCTTTACCGTCCTAGTCACCGGTGCAGCCGGGTTCGTGGGGTCCCATGTGTCGCTTGCTCTAAAACGCCGTGGGGATGGTGTTTTGGGCCTGGATAATTTCAACCATTACTACGATGTCGGGCTGAAAAAAGCCCGAATGGGCCTGCTTGAACGTTCAGGTATTTATATCGTTGATGGTGATATAAATGATGCTGTTTTGCTAAAGAAGCTGTTTGATGCTGTTGCGTTTACACATGTCATGCATATGGCGGCTCAAGCCGGAGTTAGATATGCAATGCAGAATCCAGGTTCTTATGTTCATAGTAATATAGCTGGTTTTGTTAGTTTACTTGAAGCATGTAAAATGGCCAATCCACAGCCTAGTATTGTTTGGGCTTCATCAAGTTCTGTTTATGGATTGAATTCTAAAGTACCCTTTTCAGAAAAAGATAGAACTGATCAGCCTGCTAGTTTGTATGCAGCCACTAAAAAGGCTGGTGAAGAAATTGCTCATACATATAACCATATACACGGGCTTTCGATAACTGGATTGCGTTTTTTCACGGTTTATGGGCCGTGGGGAAGGCCCGATATGGCATATTTTTTCTTTACTAAAGATATTTTGAGAGGCaaggaaatcaagatttttgagaCATCTGATCATGGTAGTGTTGCCAGGGATTTTACTTACATTGATGATGTGGTAAAGGGTTGTTTGGCAGCATTGGATACAGCAAAAAAGAGCACGGGGAGTGGTGGGAAGAAGAAGGGTGCTGCCCAATTGAGGATTTATAATTTGGGCAACACGAAGCCGGTGCCTGTTGGGAGACTTGTGAGTATTTTGGAGAAGTTGTTGAAGGTGAAGGCAAAGAAGAAGGTTTTGCAAATGCCAAGGAATGGGGATGTGCCTTTTACGCATGCTAATATTACTTTGGCGCAAAAGGAGCTGGGGTATAAGCCTACTACTGACTTGGAAATAGGGTTGAAGAAGTTTGTGAAGTGGTATGTTAACTACTATGGTTCGAAGAAGAAGAGTGCATGGTAA